In a single window of the Octopus sinensis linkage group LG1, ASM634580v1, whole genome shotgun sequence genome:
- the LOC115218962 gene encoding heterogeneous nuclear ribonucleoprotein A1-like codes for MTMTSNSDEEKFCKLFVARLSSDTSEESLKNYFQTWGEVSKCVIVKNPSTNQSKGFAFVTFVCPEALDKVQEARPHCIDNRKLDTKRAIPQDEAPENKVSVSKMFVGGIKEDSTEDEIRNTFSPYGEIEKIDMIRDKGTGKFKRFCFVTFTDYDSVDKCVIKKHFELSGKQVEVKKAVSKDELITGRGGSGVAAYSRVLNPYGRGAFQGYSSPYGYGSAGAGWYAYPSGIANYTSDAYGTNFSCPYGNGLGGGPTRGRGSFTPRGSGPYGGW; via the coding sequence atgacgATGACTTCTAACTCCGATGAAGAGAAATTCTGCAAGTTGTTCGTGGCTCGACTCAGTTCGGACACATCTGAGGAGTCATTGAAAAACTATTTCCAAACTTGGGGAGAGGTTTCTAAATGTGTTATCGTAAAAAATCCATCCACAAACCAGTCCAAAGGGTTTGCTTTCGTCACATTTGTGTGTCCAGAAGCACTGGACAAGGTGCAAGAAGCTCGGCCGCATTGCATCGACAACCGAAAGTTGGACACGAAACGAGCCATTCCGCAAGATGAGGCGCCCGAGAATAAAGTTAGCGTCAGTAAAATGTTCGTTGGAGGCATCAAGGAGGACAGCACCGAGGACGAAATTCGAAACACATTTTCGCCTTATGGTGAAATTGAGAAGATTGACATGATCAGGGATAAGGGTACTGGCAAGTTTAAGCGGTTCTGTTTTGTTACCTTCACTGACTATGATAGTGTAGACAAGTGTGTGATTAAGAAACATTTTGAATTATCAGGCAAACAGGTAGAAGTGAAGAAAGCCGTTTCCAAGGACGAACTCATAACTGGCCGCGGCGGCAGCGGTGTTGCTGCTTATAGTCGCGTGTTGAACCCATATGGACGAGGTGCATTTCAAGGGTATAGCAGTCCTTACGGGTACGGGAGTGCGGGCGCTGGATGGTACGCATATCCGAGTGGAATCGCCAACTATACCAGTGATGCTTATGGTACTAATTTCTCCTGTCCCTATGGTAACGGCTTAGGTGGTGGCCCGACTCGTGGTCGCGGCAGTTTcactccacgtggctccggcccATACGGGGGTTGGTGA